From a region of the Nitrospira lenta genome:
- a CDS encoding MOSC domain-containing protein produces the protein MALSKSSLMWSVSSLWRYPVKSMLGEQVATATVTERGLQGDRQYALIDVETGHVVSAKNPRRWPSLFAFQARSVPGSSMSIEVTLPDGQIVTESMREVDAVLSERLGRKVRLTSVPPAQPVLEQYAPNLDGQSERDSETTVKIPPTTFFDEAPVHLLTTATLHALESHYPAGRFDARRFRPNVVIDTGTAIPMFVENDWKGRTVAIGAHVRLAVTGFCARCVMTTLPQQGLPQDLAILRTAVQHNHGNVGVLATVVTPGIVHTGDVVRIEA, from the coding sequence GTGGCTCTGTCGAAAAGTTCGCTGATGTGGTCTGTGTCTTCGCTCTGGCGCTATCCCGTGAAGTCGATGCTGGGAGAGCAGGTGGCCACGGCGACGGTGACGGAACGGGGGCTGCAGGGCGATCGCCAGTATGCGTTGATCGATGTGGAGACCGGGCATGTGGTCAGTGCGAAAAACCCGCGCCGTTGGCCCTCCCTGTTCGCATTTCAGGCTCGCAGCGTTCCTGGATCCTCGATGAGCATCGAGGTGACGCTTCCGGACGGACAGATCGTGACGGAATCCATGCGAGAGGTCGATGCGGTCCTGTCGGAGCGGCTCGGGCGCAAGGTCAGACTTACGAGCGTGCCGCCGGCTCAGCCTGTGCTGGAGCAATATGCGCCCAATCTTGACGGCCAGTCCGAGCGGGACAGCGAGACGACGGTAAAGATTCCTCCTACGACATTCTTCGATGAGGCGCCGGTTCATCTCTTGACGACGGCGACGCTCCACGCGTTGGAGTCGCACTATCCGGCTGGGCGTTTTGACGCGCGGCGCTTTCGTCCCAATGTGGTCATCGATACCGGAACCGCGATCCCCATGTTTGTCGAAAACGATTGGAAAGGGCGAACCGTGGCGATCGGCGCTCACGTTCGTTTAGCGGTGACCGGGTTCTGTGCGCGCTGCGTCATGACGACGTTGCCGCAGCAGGGATTGCCTCAAGACTTGGCCATACTTCGAACAGCGGTTCAGCATAACCACGGGAACGTGGGTGTGTTGGCAACCGTCGTGACGCCGGGGATAGTCCATACGGGGGACGTCGTTCGTATCGAGGCGTAA
- a CDS encoding group I truncated hemoglobin, translating to MKMQRVMSLAVLSVVLMAGTACAGNSVPSKPLYERLGGKGAITAVVETFVGNVGGDKRINGYFASTDLVKLKAHLVNQICQASGGPCTYTGRTMKQTHDGMGVSDAAFGALVEDLVAALDHHKVGKAEKDELLSVLGPMKSDIVEKK from the coding sequence ATGAAGATGCAGCGTGTGATGAGTCTGGCGGTGCTGAGTGTGGTGTTGATGGCGGGGACGGCCTGCGCGGGGAACTCTGTTCCAAGCAAGCCGCTGTATGAGCGGTTGGGGGGTAAGGGGGCGATCACGGCGGTAGTCGAGACGTTCGTGGGTAATGTCGGAGGCGATAAGCGGATCAACGGATATTTCGCGAGCACGGATCTCGTGAAACTCAAGGCGCATCTCGTCAATCAGATCTGCCAGGCGAGCGGCGGTCCTTGCACGTATACCGGGCGCACCATGAAGCAGACGCATGACGGGATGGGAGTGAGTGACGCGGCCTTCGGCGCGCTCGTCGAGGATTTGGTGGCTGCGCTGGATCATCACAAGGTCGGCAAGGCTGAAAAGGACGAGTTGCTGAGCGTGTTGGGTCCGATGAAAAGTGATATCGTAGAGAAGAAATAA
- a CDS encoding DUF2024 family protein has translation MDALRVFDTWVEVPGKTLHFDVMTGDLETALRLANEYVAAQGHAAVAVTAEECRFCHQEPLVMFAESQQAEFRRSGGFIVPLSA, from the coding sequence GTGGATGCTTTGAGAGTGTTCGATACGTGGGTGGAGGTGCCGGGAAAGACGTTGCACTTTGACGTGATGACGGGAGACCTGGAGACGGCGCTCCGGTTGGCGAATGAGTATGTGGCGGCGCAGGGGCACGCGGCGGTTGCGGTGACGGCAGAGGAGTGCCGATTCTGCCACCAGGAGCCGCTGGTCATGTTCGCGGAATCGCAGCAAGCGGAGTTTCGGCGGTCAGGCGGATTCATCGTGCCGCTGTCCGCATAG
- a CDS encoding MarR family winged helix-turn-helix transcriptional regulator: MGKRLPMHGEKTIVEHITVGLGKVSAALRSQAWEGGIERRLTPTQGQILLFLAARSGTAVRLNDIAGELCLTAATVSDAVMTLVDKKLIKKARSAEDQRALALTLTAAGLLEAKQTSGWTEVVQAGVSSLTPDEQAVFLRGLTKVMHSLQQQGVISIARMCAGCAYFQPYVHADSARPHHCGFVDAPLGEGQLRLDCPDFVPGVERDQERRWQTFVRGGQGQ; the protein is encoded by the coding sequence ATGGGGAAGCGTCTGCCGATGCACGGAGAAAAGACCATCGTTGAGCATATTACGGTGGGTTTGGGGAAGGTTTCCGCAGCGTTACGGAGCCAGGCCTGGGAGGGTGGGATTGAGCGACGGCTGACTCCGACGCAGGGCCAAATTCTTCTTTTTCTCGCCGCGAGATCTGGGACGGCTGTCCGATTGAACGACATCGCCGGGGAGTTGTGTCTGACGGCGGCGACGGTCAGCGATGCGGTGATGACGCTCGTCGACAAAAAGCTGATCAAGAAAGCGCGTTCGGCGGAAGACCAGCGGGCGCTGGCCCTGACGCTGACGGCGGCGGGGCTGCTTGAGGCCAAGCAGACGTCGGGATGGACAGAGGTGGTGCAAGCCGGGGTCAGCAGTCTCACCCCGGATGAGCAGGCGGTATTTTTGCGAGGTCTGACCAAAGTCATGCACTCCCTGCAACAGCAGGGCGTGATCTCCATCGCGCGCATGTGCGCGGGCTGTGCGTATTTTCAGCCGTATGTTCACGCCGATTCGGCGCGGCCGCATCATTGTGGATTTGTGGATGCGCCGCTGGGGGAGGGGCAGCTGCGGTTGGATTGTCCGGACTTTGTTCCAGGAGTCGAACGCGACCAGGAACGGCGCTGGCAAACGTTTGTGCGTGGAGGGCAGGGGCAATAG
- a CDS encoding Tex family protein, giving the protein MASLSKVVVSDSAQEKIIRLIAAELTVGPHQVAAAVALLDEGSTVPFVARYRKEATGNLDDTHLRTLEERLRYLRELEERRAAILASIEEQGKLTDALRASIDAATTKQGVEDLYLPFKPKRRTRAQIAREAGLEPLADVLLANPMLDPEQEAAKYLIVKPAGDGVEAINVPDAKAALEGARDILVERFAETAELLAALRTRLWDQGYVTSTVVKGKETAEEEKFRDYYAYSETIRTIPSHRALALFRGWGLGVLKVELGLGEQLEAVVPHPCAAMIAAHVGVEDRGRPADKWLADVCRWTWRVKIHLHLSTELLLQLREAAEAEAIRIFGRNLHELLLAAPAGPKAVLGLDPGLRTGCKVAVVDATGKLLETATIYPHQPRNEWQDSLATLGRLVVQHGVELISIGNGTASRESDKLATELVKLIAAKKPEQKLAKIVVSEAGASVYSASAFAAAEFPGLDVSLRGAVSIARRLQDPLAELVKIEPKAIGVGQYQHDVNQHLLARSLDATVEDCVNAVGVDVNTASVPLLARVSGLNQLLAKHIVEYRDANGPFRNRMTMRKVPRLGEKTFEQAAGFLRINDGDNPLDRSSVHPEAYPVVERILARVGKGISDVMGQPAFLKGLSPADFTDEKFGVPTVRDILTELEKPGRDPRPEFKTATFQEGIESLTDLQPGLILEGVVTNVAAFGAFVDIGVHQDGLVHVSALANKFVKDPHEVVKPGQIVKVKVLEVDVKRQRISLTMRLDDVPGSSAASRPPQAEAGAGASRESQGRRQPTAQRPMDRQPPPGGTMAMAMALARAKQKSS; this is encoded by the coding sequence ATGGCTTCTTTATCTAAGGTCGTCGTTTCGGATTCGGCTCAAGAAAAAATCATTCGACTCATTGCGGCAGAACTTACCGTGGGGCCGCATCAGGTAGCGGCCGCGGTTGCGTTGCTCGATGAAGGCTCGACCGTTCCGTTCGTGGCGCGTTATCGAAAAGAGGCCACCGGGAATTTGGACGATACGCATCTGCGCACATTGGAAGAGCGGTTGCGGTATTTGCGCGAGTTGGAAGAGCGGCGCGCGGCGATCCTGGCGTCCATCGAGGAACAGGGAAAGCTGACCGACGCGTTGCGCGCGAGTATCGATGCAGCCACCACCAAGCAAGGCGTGGAAGATCTCTATCTGCCCTTCAAACCCAAGCGGCGCACGCGGGCGCAGATCGCTCGTGAAGCAGGATTGGAGCCATTGGCCGATGTGTTGCTGGCCAATCCGATGCTGGATCCTGAACAGGAAGCGGCCAAGTATCTGATCGTGAAGCCGGCCGGCGACGGGGTCGAGGCGATCAATGTGCCCGATGCGAAAGCGGCGCTTGAAGGAGCCCGCGACATTCTAGTTGAGCGCTTTGCGGAGACCGCCGAGTTGCTGGCGGCGCTTCGGACCAGGTTGTGGGATCAGGGCTACGTCACCTCGACCGTGGTGAAGGGAAAGGAGACGGCAGAGGAAGAAAAGTTCCGCGACTACTATGCCTATTCCGAGACAATCCGCACCATTCCATCCCATCGCGCGCTGGCCTTGTTCCGCGGTTGGGGGTTGGGGGTCTTAAAAGTGGAACTGGGACTGGGGGAGCAACTGGAGGCGGTCGTGCCGCATCCCTGTGCCGCGATGATTGCGGCGCATGTCGGGGTCGAGGATCGCGGCCGGCCTGCCGATAAATGGCTGGCCGACGTGTGTCGCTGGACCTGGCGTGTGAAAATCCATCTGCATCTCAGCACTGAGCTGCTGTTGCAGTTGCGTGAAGCGGCGGAAGCAGAAGCGATCAGAATCTTCGGCCGAAACTTGCATGAACTGCTGTTGGCGGCGCCCGCCGGTCCGAAGGCCGTGCTCGGCCTCGATCCGGGGCTCCGTACCGGGTGCAAGGTGGCGGTCGTCGATGCCACAGGCAAGCTGCTGGAAACGGCGACGATCTATCCGCACCAACCGCGCAATGAGTGGCAGGATTCGCTGGCCACCTTGGGGCGCTTGGTGGTTCAGCACGGAGTGGAGCTGATCTCGATCGGCAACGGCACCGCCAGCCGCGAGTCCGACAAGCTGGCGACAGAGCTGGTCAAGCTTATTGCGGCGAAGAAGCCGGAGCAGAAGCTGGCCAAGATCGTTGTCAGTGAAGCCGGGGCCTCGGTCTATTCCGCGTCCGCATTCGCCGCGGCGGAGTTTCCTGGACTGGATGTGAGTTTGCGAGGGGCGGTATCTATCGCCCGCCGCTTGCAGGATCCGCTGGCCGAACTGGTGAAGATCGAGCCGAAAGCGATCGGCGTCGGCCAGTATCAGCACGATGTCAATCAGCATCTGCTGGCGCGTTCGCTCGATGCGACGGTGGAAGATTGCGTGAATGCGGTGGGTGTCGATGTGAATACGGCGTCTGTTCCGCTTCTGGCGAGGGTGTCCGGTCTGAATCAGCTGCTGGCGAAGCATATCGTCGAATATCGCGATGCGAACGGGCCGTTCAGAAATCGCATGACGATGCGCAAAGTCCCGCGCCTGGGTGAAAAGACCTTTGAGCAGGCGGCCGGGTTCTTGCGGATCAACGACGGCGATAACCCCTTGGATCGCTCATCGGTCCATCCGGAGGCCTATCCGGTCGTCGAGCGTATTCTTGCGCGCGTCGGGAAAGGTATTTCCGATGTGATGGGGCAGCCGGCTTTCTTGAAAGGGTTATCGCCGGCTGATTTTACGGATGAAAAATTCGGTGTGCCGACCGTGCGCGATATCCTGACGGAGTTAGAAAAGCCAGGGCGCGATCCGCGCCCTGAGTTCAAAACGGCGACGTTCCAGGAAGGGATTGAATCACTGACCGATCTGCAGCCCGGCCTGATCCTGGAAGGGGTCGTGACGAATGTCGCCGCCTTCGGTGCGTTCGTCGATATCGGGGTGCATCAGGATGGGCTGGTGCATGTCTCTGCCTTGGCGAACAAGTTCGTCAAAGATCCGCATGAGGTAGTGAAGCCCGGTCAGATCGTCAAGGTCAAGGTGCTGGAGGTCGATGTGAAGCGCCAGCGCATCTCTCTGACGATGCGTCTTGACGATGTGCCTGGGAGCAGCGCCGCCTCTCGTCCGCCACAAGCGGAGGCTGGCGCGGGGGCATCACGCGAGTCGCAGGGGCGCCGCCAGCCAACGGCGCAACGTCCTATGGATCGGCAGCCGCCGCCCGGCGGGACGATGGCCATGGCGATGGCTTTGGCGCGCGCCAAGCAGAAGTCGTCGTGA
- a CDS encoding DnaJ domain-containing protein: protein MLTYYQVLELPTTATGEDIKKAWHEQLQVWHPDRFTHAPGLQRKAEARTTLINQAYQTLNDPSARQRYDATTGPTPVRPHTTASPTPPPRPTTSVHPQTPPPRSRSEQRGPHLPVMLSRKNQPKIAVPAIHILVDTREHMPYIFSGLSRIAGTTRQTLQAGDYAIAEAPDIFRVERRRAEELNTIFSNPSENRQRFMRELEPLLKIPHRFLVIEGALFQRLASGRLGQYHKNGLLDFLDALTARFGLQIIYAEHRDEAEERVANLATLHYAYYYAEQEGLGRYLTDNDV from the coding sequence ATGCTCACATACTATCAAGTGCTCGAACTGCCGACCACGGCCACCGGTGAAGACATTAAGAAGGCCTGGCACGAGCAACTACAAGTCTGGCATCCGGATCGATTCACGCATGCTCCAGGCCTGCAGCGCAAAGCCGAAGCCCGTACGACCTTGATCAATCAGGCGTATCAAACGCTCAACGATCCAAGCGCTCGCCAGCGCTACGACGCCACGACCGGCCCCACGCCGGTGCGCCCGCATACAACGGCCTCCCCGACTCCTCCGCCGCGCCCGACGACCTCTGTGCACCCGCAAACGCCGCCCCCCAGATCGCGCAGCGAACAACGTGGCCCACACCTTCCGGTCATGCTGTCCCGAAAAAACCAGCCCAAAATCGCGGTGCCGGCGATTCACATCCTCGTCGACACCCGCGAACACATGCCGTACATCTTCTCCGGCTTGAGCAGAATCGCCGGCACCACCCGCCAAACCCTGCAGGCCGGGGACTATGCCATCGCCGAGGCACCGGACATTTTCCGCGTTGAACGCAGACGGGCCGAGGAGCTCAATACGATTTTCTCCAATCCCTCAGAAAACCGGCAGCGGTTCATGCGCGAACTGGAACCGCTCCTCAAGATTCCCCATCGCTTTCTAGTGATCGAAGGCGCGCTCTTCCAGCGCCTCGCCAGCGGACGCCTGGGCCAGTATCACAAAAATGGGCTATTGGATTTTCTGGATGCGCTGACCGCGCGCTTCGGGCTGCAGATTATTTACGCGGAGCATCGAGACGAGGCGGAAGAGCGCGTCGCCAATCTGGCAACGCTGCACTACGCCTATTACTACGCTGAGCAGGAAGGACTGGGACGCTACCTGACGGACAACGACGTCTGA
- a CDS encoding tRNA (cytidine(34)-2'-O)-methyltransferase: protein MFDLILYQPEIPPNTGNIIRLCANTGVCLHLVKPLGFSLEDKQLLRAGLDYHEFASLTVHDDWTACAEQFAGRRIFAASTKGTRRYDLNAYASGDVFLFGPETRGLPVELIEAVPEAQRVRVPMRPGSRSLNLSNAVSVVIYEALRQTGFEGCR from the coding sequence ATGTTCGACCTTATTCTCTATCAGCCTGAAATTCCTCCCAACACCGGCAATATCATCCGCCTCTGCGCGAACACGGGCGTTTGTCTGCATCTGGTGAAGCCGCTCGGCTTTTCGCTGGAGGACAAGCAATTATTGCGCGCCGGACTGGACTATCACGAATTCGCCTCGCTCACCGTGCATGACGATTGGACAGCCTGTGCGGAGCAGTTCGCCGGTCGCCGCATCTTTGCGGCCTCGACGAAAGGCACGCGCCGGTATGACCTCAATGCCTATGCGTCAGGGGATGTGTTTCTTTTCGGGCCTGAAACGCGAGGGTTGCCGGTCGAGCTCATTGAGGCGGTCCCTGAGGCGCAGCGCGTTCGCGTGCCGATGCGGCCCGGCAGCCGGAGCTTGAATCTCTCGAACGCGGTATCGGTGGTGATCTACGAAGCCTTGCGACAGACGGGATTCGAGGGGTGCCGATAA